One genomic segment of Planctomycetaceae bacterium includes these proteins:
- a CDS encoding MvaI/BcnI family restriction endonuclease: MKLLTKEQIINRLQEVKAMGWIADKRKGNVGGVGNTLEDLLGIKENNLPIPNAAEWELKCQRKDSSSLGTLFHMEPSPRAIRFVPAIFLPQYGWQHKGAGAKYPKNEKSFRQTINAVSRSDRGFKVVVDRKEQKVKISFDASIIDDVHLVWKKEVNSKAGLLELNPQPYWGFQDLIHKAGTKLKNCFFVVVDRKKEKGIEYFSYNTIFMLQNFDGDKFIDEIENGNVYVDVDARTGHNHGTKFRIKNIKIMKSLYEKSREIS, translated from the coding sequence ATGAAACTTTTAACAAAAGAACAAATAATAAATAGGCTTCAAGAAGTAAAAGCCATGGGGTGGATCGCAGATAAGCGAAAAGGCAATGTTGGTGGCGTTGGAAATACTCTTGAAGATTTGCTTGGAATAAAAGAAAATAATTTGCCTATTCCAAATGCTGCGGAATGGGAATTAAAATGCCAAAGAAAAGATAGTTCTTCGTTGGGGACACTTTTTCACATGGAACCCTCTCCACGTGCGATTAGATTTGTTCCCGCAATTTTTTTACCTCAATATGGTTGGCAGCACAAAGGGGCTGGAGCAAAATATCCGAAGAACGAGAAAAGTTTTAGGCAAACAATAAATGCGGTATCGAGAAGTGATAGGGGCTTTAAAGTTGTTGTTGACCGTAAAGAGCAAAAAGTTAAAATATCCTTTGATGCTTCAATTATAGATGATGTGCATTTAGTGTGGAAAAAGGAAGTGAATAGCAAAGCGGGCCTCCTTGAATTAAATCCGCAACCTTATTGGGGTTTTCAAGATTTAATTCATAAGGCAGGAACTAAGTTAAAAAATTGTTTTTTTGTTGTGGTTGACCGCAAAAAAGAGAAAGGAATTGAGTATTTTTCTTATAATACCATCTTTATGCTCCAAAATTTTGACGGTGATAAATTTATCGATGAGATTGAAAATGGTAATGTCTATGTTGATGTTGATGCCAGAACGGGGCATAATCACGGTACTAAATTTAGAATTAAGAATATTAAAATAATGAAGTCGTTGTATGAGAAATCACGGGAGATTAGCTGA
- a CDS encoding carboxypeptidase regulatory-like domain-containing protein produces MAQEQTPETERRQDGDDALVMRARYDANAFILLYDIYYDKIFRLCFTNLGVKQITEDITSVAFLIAAEEVRQFKGKTRRQFVEWLCNVAAVQIKSYLKKTNLENRDDEQIEIDTKHKERLRTKVLVAYEQGQAKKSKIFFYIGGVVLIIVCGLILLNVLTKNTIVAPIAKPKLQTQAEPQKPGKIIQRIPAPQPKPEPVEPEEPNEHEIQTAADEPNLISPIVKTKSEDGIRVEGFVVDWEQRPLPATITKGPFPQTAADRTICDSMGHFVFDGIQEGVEVFTAQCEGTAPAVKAVEIKEEMEPITFSLLQPSVISGQVIDMNGEPIADANISVASWQGINSLVFSTETDADGFFQWDSAPADEVLFDIQKNTAMSLRNYLMQSGVDYKVVMMRPFRIHGNIISAEPTVPVETFIMTIGYYFDKDKVTWQDANSVIFTGDKYEINITEPIEFKMKVQAEGFQTAESPMFNPSSNSFDYNFIMRKEN; encoded by the coding sequence ATGGCACAGGAGCAAACGCCGGAAACTGAACGTCGCCAGGATGGGGACGATGCCCTTGTAATGCGGGCACGGTACGACGCTAACGCATTTATTCTTCTTTACGACATCTACTACGACAAAATTTTCCGGTTATGCTTTACCAATCTGGGCGTCAAACAAATCACCGAAGATATCACAAGTGTAGCTTTTCTCATCGCAGCCGAAGAGGTTCGCCAATTCAAAGGGAAAACAAGAAGACAATTCGTCGAATGGCTGTGCAATGTCGCGGCAGTACAAATCAAATCTTATTTGAAAAAAACAAATCTCGAAAACCGCGACGACGAACAAATTGAAATCGATACCAAACACAAAGAACGACTGCGGACAAAAGTGCTTGTCGCTTACGAACAGGGACAAGCCAAAAAGAGCAAAATATTTTTTTATATCGGCGGAGTTGTTCTAATAATTGTCTGCGGGTTAATTCTGCTTAATGTTTTAACAAAAAATACCATCGTTGCCCCCATTGCAAAACCTAAACTGCAAACACAGGCAGAACCCCAAAAGCCGGGCAAAATTATACAGCGAATCCCCGCCCCGCAGCCCAAGCCGGAACCTGTTGAGCCTGAAGAACCAAACGAACATGAAATACAAACGGCAGCAGACGAACCAAATCTAATTTCGCCAATCGTGAAAACAAAATCAGAGGATGGAATCCGAGTCGAGGGGTTTGTTGTCGATTGGGAGCAAAGGCCTTTGCCGGCAACAATAACCAAAGGGCCGTTTCCGCAAACCGCCGCAGACAGAACTATATGCGATTCAATGGGGCATTTCGTTTTTGACGGCATCCAGGAAGGCGTGGAAGTTTTTACTGCCCAATGCGAAGGAACTGCACCGGCAGTAAAAGCTGTCGAAATAAAAGAAGAGATGGAACCGATAACATTCTCACTTTTGCAGCCGAGTGTCATCTCCGGCCAGGTTATCGATATGAACGGAGAGCCGATAGCGGACGCTAACATAAGTGTCGCGAGCTGGCAGGGAATAAACTCGCTTGTTTTCTCGACAGAAACCGACGCGGACGGCTTTTTCCAGTGGGACAGCGCACCGGCTGACGAAGTCCTGTTCGACATACAAAAAAACACCGCAATGAGCCTTCGCAATTATCTGATGCAAAGCGGAGTGGATTATAAAGTAGTAATGATGCGGCCGTTCAGGATTCACGGAAATATAATCAGCGCAGAGCCAACCGTTCCAGTCGAAACATTTATTATGACCATAGGCTACTACTTCGACAAAGATAAGGTTACCTGGCAGGATGCGAATTCAGTAATTTTCACCGGCGATAAATATGAAATAAATATAACCGAGCCGATCGAATTCAAAATGAAAGTACAGGCGGAAGGATTCCAGACTGCCGAATCGCCGATGTTCAATCCGTCAAGCAATTCATTCGATTATAACTTTATAATGCGTAAAGAAAATTAG
- a CDS encoding PEP-CTERM sorting domain-containing protein (PEP-CTERM proteins occur, often in large numbers, in the proteomes of bacteria that also encode an exosortase, a predicted intramembrane cysteine proteinase. The presence of a PEP-CTERM domain at a protein's C-terminus predicts cleavage within the sorting domain, followed by covalent anchoring to some some component of the (usually Gram-negative) cell surface. Many PEP-CTERM proteins exhibit an unusual sequence composition that includes large numbers of potential glycosylation sites. Expression of one such protein has been shown restore the ability of a bacterium to form floc, a type of biofilm.) — MPFGSRKTVRVFVAILLFAGICASETITQTYGVFDVTFYNTGDTDGAKTGEQDWTSLQMADAASAAYEWQSHISNTPGRQIQVHMFWGEMDSLGTGVLGGSASYRIGNGTQIWNMGEYVWKEGLDPGLVSTGFDTTIQYDVTAAGLNWNFGSAAPASGTIDFRSIVTHEFGHSLGWDSTYDKDYDDWGWMYVNYPYGSYYGLSAWDKNLVDSAGNRAISGGTGTPSNFDQADNPIFFDGANAVALYGDLVPIYAPSTYNSGSSLVHLDESALGNLLMSPFVASGQMIRTVSELEWAMMKDMGWTIVPEPSSILLMLSAFGLIRHKRK; from the coding sequence ATGCCATTTGGGAGTAGAAAAACGGTCAGGGTTTTTGTTGCAATTCTTTTGTTTGCAGGTATTTGCGCATCTGAAACAATCACTCAAACCTATGGCGTTTTCGACGTAACTTTCTATAATACAGGAGATACTGACGGAGCTAAGACCGGCGAACAGGACTGGACAAGCCTGCAAATGGCCGATGCCGCATCCGCCGCTTACGAATGGCAAAGCCATATTTCCAACACCCCCGGCAGGCAAATACAGGTACATATGTTTTGGGGAGAAATGGACAGCCTCGGCACAGGAGTGCTCGGCGGTTCTGCCAGTTACAGAATCGGCAACGGTACACAAATCTGGAATATGGGCGAATATGTCTGGAAAGAAGGATTAGACCCCGGCTTAGTAAGTACAGGATTCGATACTACAATTCAATACGATGTTACAGCAGCAGGATTGAACTGGAATTTCGGAAGTGCCGCTCCTGCATCAGGTACAATTGATTTCAGAAGTATCGTCACTCACGAATTCGGACATTCACTCGGCTGGGATTCAACTTACGACAAAGACTATGACGACTGGGGATGGATGTATGTAAATTATCCTTATGGCAGTTACTACGGCTTGTCGGCGTGGGATAAAAATCTTGTGGACAGCGCAGGCAACAGAGCTATAAGCGGCGGAACGGGCACGCCGAGCAATTTTGACCAGGCTGACAATCCCATTTTCTTTGATGGCGCAAATGCGGTGGCATTATATGGTGACCTTGTCCCCATTTATGCACCGAGCACATATAATTCAGGCTCAAGCCTTGTTCATTTAGACGAGTCTGCCTTGGGCAATTTACTGATGAGTCCGTTTGTCGCTTCAGGTCAAATGATACGCACAGTATCAGAACTTGAATGGGCAATGATGAAAGATATGGGCTGGACTATCGTGCCGGAACCTTCGTCAATTCTGCTGATGCTCTCGGCATTCGGTCTTATCCGACACAAAAGAAAATAA
- a CDS encoding YihY family inner membrane protein — translation MTENLLSVNKIGRATNFIFFQIRVWPRCLQLLYKNRAMQQASVLSYTSIFAIVPLAIVMMMLFHSLGTLEKFGDPLRDFFYEQTFIKNIQYTADPNDQDKKINLAEKIDEYANSYFKSLSAGSVTIVGSIAIVWAAIAMLINIENTFNRIWNVSRGRSFLHRIANYWAVLTLGPLLFVIGIALNAHFGIVSHFKGNFFVYFGQILPFLIAWLGLFVLYVLMPNAKVSYLSALWGAFIAAVAWTAAKWAFGLYVIKLIPYNVVYGMLGLIPLAVLWIYIAWMIVLFGLQLTFTTQHLHTIEEAENAATKRSQEYFLATDLQVAGMVKFICTAFENKNAPVPAEVISSQLNLPCDFTEKILEYLVNAHILLKTSDPAVGYVPTTIAEKLNLVEIYDAVKNASLIAPDDESAVMKQITENYRQTLSQYNVKNLM, via the coding sequence ATGACTGAAAACCTTTTATCTGTTAATAAAATCGGAAGAGCGACGAACTTTATATTTTTCCAGATTCGCGTCTGGCCTCGCTGTCTGCAGCTGCTTTACAAGAACAGGGCGATGCAGCAGGCTTCAGTTCTTTCGTACACTTCGATTTTTGCGATTGTTCCTCTTGCGATAGTGATGATGATGTTGTTTCATTCGCTTGGGACTCTCGAAAAGTTCGGCGACCCGTTGCGGGATTTCTTTTATGAGCAGACGTTTATAAAAAACATTCAGTACACCGCAGACCCTAATGACCAGGACAAAAAAATCAACCTCGCTGAAAAAATAGATGAATATGCCAATTCATATTTTAAAAGTCTAAGCGCCGGCTCGGTAACCATTGTCGGCAGTATTGCGATTGTCTGGGCTGCCATTGCGATGCTCATCAATATCGAGAATACATTTAACAGAATATGGAATGTTTCTCGCGGCCGCAGTTTTCTTCATCGTATCGCGAACTATTGGGCGGTTTTGACGCTTGGCCCTCTGTTGTTCGTCATAGGTATTGCTCTGAATGCTCATTTTGGAATAGTGTCGCATTTCAAGGGTAATTTTTTTGTTTATTTTGGTCAAATTTTGCCGTTTCTGATTGCCTGGCTTGGTTTATTTGTCTTGTATGTTCTTATGCCCAATGCGAAAGTTTCTTATTTATCCGCTCTTTGGGGGGCGTTTATCGCTGCCGTTGCGTGGACTGCCGCCAAGTGGGCGTTTGGTCTTTATGTTATAAAATTGATTCCATACAATGTTGTTTATGGAATGCTCGGTCTGATTCCTCTTGCGGTTTTGTGGATTTACATTGCATGGATGATTGTACTTTTCGGCCTGCAGTTGACATTCACAACACAGCATTTGCACACCATAGAAGAAGCGGAAAATGCCGCCACGAAGCGCAGCCAGGAATATTTCCTCGCCACGGATTTGCAGGTTGCGGGGATGGTGAAATTTATTTGTACTGCGTTTGAAAATAAAAATGCTCCCGTGCCTGCGGAGGTTATCAGCAGTCAGTTGAATCTGCCGTGCGATTTTACGGAGAAGATATTAGAGTATTTGGTCAACGCCCACATTTTATTAAAGACCAGCGACCCGGCCGTTGGTTACGTGCCGACGACAATCGCCGAGAAACTGAATTTGGTTGAAATTTACGATGCCGTGAAAAACGCGTCGTTGATTGCCCCTGATGATGAATCGGCTGTTATGAAGCAGATAACCGAAAATTACCGCCAAACCCTTTCGCAATACAACGTGAAAAATTTAATGTAA
- a CDS encoding DNA adenine methylase, which translates to MEAKELEITDSTCMYGNLNIRSCGVSFFPKDVYGAPSKNKGYGVPITLSVEGLDRSIQTDIPTDNKTGKPRWLFRERSWVKQFVKKNNLHAGHSILITRYGSRDYKISLNGHKISNEKTMVKTKENTNKCSKCNAILKINTRRTCDCKDGHINCLTAKDWMKSQIGVWQFNYEKRDIRDKTIHPATFPLSLPRKIIELFSHKGELILDPFVGSGTTLLAAQDCGRNAVGFDLKKEYVRFAENRLKEHTSLFKESKQIAICDDAINIEKYLEANSVKCIFTSPPYANLLNRKRSNKSRRDRKNEQLGKVEQYSQDPCDLGTMTLENYTKAMGDIYEKLLPLLQPKGHCVINVPDMWWENKRITIHVALIEELRTRGYELRNVIIWDRTNIVNGIGIFGWPSNYITMGVTFEYLLDFWRPPLL; encoded by the coding sequence ATGGAAGCCAAGGAACTTGAAATTACGGATTCTACCTGTATGTATGGAAATCTGAATATCCGTTCTTGTGGAGTCAGTTTTTTTCCTAAGGATGTTTATGGCGCGCCTTCAAAAAACAAAGGTTATGGAGTGCCGATAACATTAAGTGTTGAGGGGTTGGATCGTTCGATTCAAACTGACATTCCTACTGACAACAAAACCGGTAAACCTAGGTGGCTTTTTCGTGAAAGAAGTTGGGTTAAACAATTTGTGAAAAAAAATAATCTGCATGCCGGTCACTCAATACTAATTACAAGATATGGCTCAAGAGATTATAAAATTTCCCTGAACGGGCACAAAATCTCTAACGAAAAAACTATGGTAAAGACTAAAGAAAATACAAATAAATGTTCTAAATGTAATGCGATTTTAAAAATAAATACAAGAAGAACTTGCGACTGCAAAGATGGGCATATTAATTGTCTCACCGCCAAAGATTGGATGAAAAGCCAGATTGGTGTTTGGCAGTTTAATTATGAAAAACGGGATATAAGGGACAAAACCATTCATCCAGCCACTTTCCCCTTGTCGCTTCCCAGAAAGATTATTGAGCTTTTTTCGCATAAAGGCGAACTGATTTTAGACCCCTTTGTGGGAAGTGGGACAACCTTGCTTGCCGCTCAAGATTGTGGCCGCAATGCCGTTGGGTTCGATTTAAAAAAGGAATATGTTCGTTTTGCTGAAAACAGATTAAAAGAGCATACAAGCCTTTTCAAGGAATCGAAACAAATTGCTATATGTGATGATGCGATCAATATAGAAAAATATCTTGAAGCAAATTCGGTGAAGTGTATTTTTACATCTCCTCCTTATGCCAATTTACTCAATCGCAAGAGGAGCAATAAATCCAGACGAGATCGAAAAAATGAGCAATTAGGTAAAGTCGAACAGTATTCGCAAGACCCTTGTGATTTAGGTACAATGACTTTAGAGAATTATACCAAGGCTATGGGAGACATCTATGAAAAACTATTGCCTCTACTTCAGCCCAAAGGGCACTGTGTCATAAATGTTCCTGATATGTGGTGGGAAAATAAAAGAATAACTATACATGTGGCCTTGATAGAGGAATTAAGAACTCGTGGATATGAGTTGAGAAATGTAATCATTTGGGACAGAACTAATATAGTGAATGGAATAGGTATTTTTGGTTGGCCGAGTAATTATATTACTATGGGTGTTACTTTTGAATATCTTTTAGATTTTTGGCGCCCCCCTCTATTGTAA
- the rpsB gene encoding 30S ribosomal protein S2, which produces MANDLAKNLISAGVHFGHTVSRWNPKTKPYVYSRRGMVHIINVRETLKGIILAQKMLKDIVASGKDVVFVGTKRQAQKAVKAAAEATGMHYVTNRWLGGTLTNFRTIHSRIQRLDQLEAMANDGSIESESKKRASTLKRELRKMKSNLEGIRRMSQIPGIIVAVDAKREILALREARKMGVPTIAIIDTDSDPDLVDIPIPANDDSVKGIGLIINELLPFIVEGKTTQRFTAKDDDSRNKPRLRRRSIARAGEPEAADEAKEQAPAENA; this is translated from the coding sequence GTGGCAAACGATCTGGCGAAGAATTTAATTAGTGCTGGTGTGCATTTTGGGCATACCGTTAGCAGGTGGAACCCCAAAACAAAACCGTACGTTTATTCACGTAGAGGGATGGTTCACATTATTAATGTTCGTGAAACCCTCAAGGGGATTATCCTTGCACAGAAGATGTTGAAGGATATTGTGGCTTCAGGCAAAGATGTTGTCTTTGTCGGCACAAAAAGACAGGCTCAAAAGGCCGTCAAGGCCGCTGCTGAAGCGACTGGTATGCACTATGTTACAAACCGCTGGCTGGGCGGCACGCTTACAAATTTCAGAACCATTCATTCAAGAATCCAGAGACTTGACCAGCTTGAAGCGATGGCAAATGACGGTTCGATTGAATCGGAAAGCAAGAAACGCGCTTCGACTCTCAAACGCGAGCTTCGCAAAATGAAGTCGAACCTTGAAGGTATCCGCAGAATGAGCCAGATACCCGGCATTATTGTTGCCGTTGACGCAAAGAGAGAAATACTCGCTCTTCGTGAAGCCAGAAAGATGGGCGTTCCGACGATTGCGATTATAGACACGGATTCTGACCCGGATTTGGTTGACATTCCAATTCCGGCCAATGATGATTCGGTTAAAGGCATAGGCCTGATTATTAACGAGCTTCTTCCGTTCATTGTTGAAGGCAAGACGACGCAGAGATTCACCGCAAAAGACGATGATTCTCGCAATAAGCCGCGTCTCCGCAGACGTTCAATCGCAAGAGCTGGTGAACCGGAAGCTGCCGACGAAGCAAAAGAACAGGCTCCGGCAGAAAACGCGTAA
- the frr gene encoding ribosome recycling factor, translating to MPTQKIVNEHKMMMEKAFEHLGNEFKSLRTGRASTGLVENLRVDYYGTPTPLRQLAALSTPQGDLIMIKPYDIGAIKEIEKAIKNSDLSITPMSDGKVIRLNVPPLSGERRKQIAGQVKQFGEQAKISIRNIRRDANKKLEDSEKAKTITEDDLKHAKKEMDDLTKLYTDKIESTIKSKTDEIMKD from the coding sequence ATGCCAACGCAGAAAATTGTAAATGAACATAAGATGATGATGGAAAAAGCGTTTGAGCACCTCGGCAACGAGTTCAAATCATTGCGAACCGGCAGGGCTTCGACCGGCCTTGTTGAGAATTTGAGAGTCGATTATTACGGCACACCTACTCCGTTGCGTCAGCTTGCTGCGCTTTCGACTCCGCAGGGCGATTTGATTATGATTAAGCCTTATGACATCGGCGCGATTAAGGAAATTGAAAAGGCTATTAAAAACAGTGATTTGTCCATTACGCCGATGAGTGACGGCAAAGTTATAAGGCTGAATGTTCCGCCTCTTTCAGGAGAACGCAGAAAACAGATTGCCGGCCAGGTAAAGCAGTTTGGCGAACAGGCAAAGATTAGCATTCGTAATATCAGACGTGACGCGAACAAAAAGCTCGAAGACTCTGAAAAGGCGAAGACTATTACAGAAGACGATCTCAAGCACGCCAAAAAGGAAATGGACGATTTGACCAAGCTTTACACTGATAAGATTGAAAGCACTATCAAATCCAAAACCGACGAAATTATGAAAGACTAA
- the tsf gene encoding translation elongation factor Ts, translating to MAEIGAALVVKLRKMSGQGMMDCKQALADTNGNLEEAMTLLRKKGLATLTKRADRETTEGKVICVSSPDGKEAAMATLCCETDFVAKSETFLHTADVIVGYLLACKAEKGAENLLNTEKDGKKLVDMITESVSKTGEKTEVGNYAKVSLKGPGHIATYVHFNGKIGVMVECETSTQAVADNAQFQAIAKDICMHIAAINPISLDKSGIAADVIEKERAIAAEQVKDKPANIIDKIVDGKMNKFFAENCLLSQGFVKDEKISVEKILADTAKTAGGTAKIKSYVRFAIG from the coding sequence ATGGCAGAGATTGGTGCTGCATTAGTTGTAAAACTTCGCAAGATGAGCGGTCAGGGTATGATGGACTGCAAACAAGCTCTTGCAGATACAAATGGCAACCTCGAAGAGGCTATGACATTATTAAGGAAGAAGGGTCTGGCGACTCTGACAAAAAGAGCCGACAGAGAAACAACCGAAGGTAAAGTGATTTGCGTTTCGTCTCCGGATGGCAAAGAGGCCGCTATGGCAACGCTTTGCTGTGAGACGGATTTTGTCGCGAAGAGTGAAACTTTCCTTCATACTGCGGATGTTATCGTTGGTTATCTTTTAGCTTGCAAGGCTGAAAAAGGCGCTGAAAATCTGCTGAATACTGAAAAAGACGGCAAGAAGCTTGTCGATATGATTACTGAAAGCGTCAGCAAGACCGGCGAAAAGACAGAAGTCGGCAACTATGCCAAGGTTTCTCTCAAAGGCCCCGGCCATATTGCTACGTATGTTCACTTCAATGGCAAAATCGGCGTGATGGTCGAATGTGAAACAAGCACACAGGCTGTTGCGGATAACGCACAGTTCCAGGCAATCGCAAAAGATATTTGCATGCACATTGCGGCAATCAATCCTATTTCACTCGATAAATCCGGCATAGCCGCTGATGTTATTGAAAAAGAAAGAGCGATTGCAGCCGAGCAGGTAAAAGACAAGCCGGCAAATATTATTGATAAGATTGTTGACGGCAAGATGAACAAGTTTTTTGCTGAAAATTGCCTCTTGTCACAGGGCTTTGTAAAAGATGAAAAAATCTCTGTCGAGAAGATACTTGCCGATACCGCCAAAACAGCGGGTGGAACGGCCAAAATAAAATCTTATGTCCGATTCGCAATCGGGTAA
- the pyrH gene encoding UMP kinase, which produces MSELKYKRVLLKISGESFCKTGGFGIDGDSLASIAERIIQVKNLGMQIAIVVGGGNFLRGETFSKTSHIPRHTADYMGMLATVINACALQEMLEKLGQQTRVLSAIEVSAICEPFIRRKAIKYLEQGIIAILAGGTGNPFFSTDTCAALRSSELDVDLLIKGTKVDGVYDDDPKKNPNANLIEKMTYKDVFTGNLKVMDHAAVSLCSESKIPIIVLNIFQRGNIIKALHGEKIGTIIS; this is translated from the coding sequence ATGAGCGAATTAAAATATAAAAGAGTACTGCTGAAGATTAGCGGCGAAAGTTTTTGTAAAACAGGTGGATTCGGCATTGACGGCGACAGCCTTGCATCGATAGCTGAAAGAATTATACAAGTTAAAAATTTGGGCATGCAGATAGCGATAGTTGTCGGCGGCGGAAATTTTCTTCGCGGCGAAACTTTCAGCAAAACGAGCCATATTCCGCGGCACACTGCCGATTATATGGGAATGTTGGCGACGGTTATAAATGCCTGCGCATTGCAGGAAATGCTTGAAAAGCTGGGGCAGCAGACGCGGGTTTTGAGTGCCATTGAAGTTTCAGCCATTTGCGAGCCGTTCATCCGAAGGAAAGCCATCAAGTATCTTGAGCAGGGCATAATTGCTATTCTTGCCGGCGGAACAGGCAATCCTTTCTTTTCGACCGACACGTGCGCAGCTCTTCGTTCTTCGGAGCTTGATGTTGATTTGCTGATTAAAGGCACGAAGGTTGACGGCGTTTACGATGACGACCCCAAAAAGAATCCAAACGCCAATTTAATTGAAAAAATGACTTATAAAGACGTTTTCACTGGTAATCTTAAAGTGATGGATCACGCTGCCGTGAGTTTGTGCAGCGAGAGTAAAATTCCGATTATTGTTTTGAATATTTTCCAGAGAGGCAATATTATTAAGGCGCTTCACGGCGAAAAAATCGGAACGATTATATCTTAA
- a CDS encoding dicarboxylate/amino acid:cation symporter gives MLAASHNQSNHKNPPHKMDVKNFIKRWRFTLILLGAVAMGALLGCLLKEKAARLKPLGDVFLNLLFTAVVPLVFFSLSSAIAAHSNLKRLGKIAGTMLVVFVITGVISSCSMLFTVKIFNPAKGISLQEKEIINSEKVSFADKVVNTISVNDFTELLNRKNILALIIFSILVGLASQAAGDKGEKFRQFLVSGSEVMGQLIKIIMLYAPVGLGAYFAYLVGTFGSQILGSYARIVAIYYPTALLYFVIGFSVYAFIGGGIQGFKDFWKYIWPPAITAFGTGSSLAALPANLQAAEKIGVPEDIREIVLPLGATIHMDGSCLAAVMKIAVLFTLYGRDFSGFETLAGAVGVGILCGVVMSGIPGGGFLGEALIVSLYGFGPEALFIASMIGTVVDSPAAMINSTGDTAAAMIVNRFIKTTNKHETTRI, from the coding sequence ATGTTGGCTGCAAGTCATAACCAAAGCAACCATAAAAATCCACCACATAAAATGGATGTGAAAAACTTCATTAAAAGATGGCGGTTTACTCTTATATTACTCGGTGCAGTCGCAATGGGGGCGTTACTCGGATGCCTTCTTAAAGAAAAAGCAGCCAGACTAAAACCGCTTGGCGATGTATTCCTTAATCTTCTTTTCACGGCCGTAGTCCCCCTGGTGTTCTTCTCGCTATCCTCCGCTATCGCAGCACACAGCAATCTAAAACGACTCGGCAAAATCGCAGGCACAATGCTTGTCGTATTCGTTATCACCGGCGTCATATCATCATGCTCTATGCTCTTTACCGTCAAAATTTTTAACCCGGCCAAAGGCATTAGCTTACAGGAAAAAGAAATAATAAATTCTGAAAAAGTGAGTTTCGCCGATAAAGTCGTAAATACAATTTCTGTAAATGATTTCACGGAACTTTTAAATCGGAAAAATATTCTTGCACTAATTATATTTTCAATTCTTGTCGGACTGGCATCGCAGGCGGCAGGCGACAAAGGCGAAAAATTTCGGCAATTCCTCGTCAGCGGCTCTGAAGTTATGGGCCAACTCATCAAAATAATAATGCTCTACGCTCCTGTCGGCCTCGGCGCATATTTCGCCTATCTGGTCGGTACATTCGGCTCGCAAATATTAGGTTCTTATGCCCGCATTGTGGCCATATATTATCCAACCGCCCTGCTGTATTTCGTAATCGGTTTTTCAGTCTATGCCTTTATAGGCGGCGGAATACAGGGTTTTAAAGATTTTTGGAAATATATCTGGCCGCCAGCAATAACAGCGTTCGGAACAGGCAGCAGTCTTGCCGCGCTGCCGGCAAATCTGCAGGCCGCTGAAAAAATTGGCGTGCCGGAAGATATTCGCGAAATCGTTCTGCCGCTCGGAGCTACAATCCATATGGACGGCTCGTGTCTTGCGGCTGTTATGAAAATCGCGGTGCTGTTCACATTGTACGGCAGAGATTTTTCCGGATTTGAAACGCTTGCAGGCGCTGTCGGAGTCGGGATTCTTTGCGGCGTAGTAATGAGCGGAATACCCGGCGGAGGATTTTTAGGCGAAGCCCTTATCGTATCGCTCTATGGATTTGGGCCGGAGGCACTGTTCATCGCGTCAATGATTGGGACGGTCGTGGACTCACCCGCCGCAATGATTAACTCAACAGGCGATACAGCGGCGGCAATGATTGTAAACAGATTTATAAAAACCACGAATAAACACGAAACTACACGAATTTGA